In Bombus vancouverensis nearcticus chromosome 1, iyBomVanc1_principal, whole genome shotgun sequence, a single genomic region encodes these proteins:
- the LOC117160604 gene encoding deleted in lung and esophageal cancer protein 1-like gives MYKKIIILQNVSNIPARFQIEGRPYRSKFRVIVQPVVENRGIVPPGMQLRLIILFRCDDIDTPEEVLVLNVQHGSSVIIRLHGYKDPPILLGIKITTKVGTCLTEEISFTYSDTYKELSNQAWHPEIAMSFDSLESFTLNSSGTLSTWMTEDDNFVSMTFDCKKAFVGEEAYVLIKFKNVGGEGRFFIMSEADWFSMNIIDITDKNSLKLSCFTVWPAYFALNTNEELDFRMYFSPECYGIHVEKLYILCDNCTLLETEIIGDGLIYESNFIQLSKHLMKLTPLERNIDNQANYYINLSTNTPDGIGQCIIAVSNISEISMHFSWMKRNVQTDMHRIHTKNYFPLELLHINPDQGVFAPTSVHYFTVTAEYKDLQPNYYFAVLQLYVEDIPVDAIPKNTDLQTKECTTKRRKCPASVDIWIADVEVWLRYMMDEEDKTDRTTEEILKHILDVPSDIKYPRSDYEEEEEDKEEIIGEILEEEFEEGTSTCQLGADELFYHHDLVNLNQFDLLWQEHIISMGIIRPARLVILR, from the exons ATGTATAAG aaaataattatactgcAAAATGTCAGCAATATCCCAGCAAGATTTCAAATAGAAGGGAGACCGTATCGTTCCAAGTTCCGCGTTATAGTGCAGCCTGTGGTAGAGAACAGAGGCATCGTTCCGCCGGGAATGCAACTGCGATTGATCATTCTGTTCCGTTGCGACGATATTGATACACCAGAAGAAGTATTGGTGTTAAACGTTCAACATGGAAGTTCGGTGATTATCCGGTTGCACGGATACAAAGACCCTCCTATTTTGTTGGGTATAAAAATTACTACAAAA GTAGGAACTTGCCTGACGGAAGAAATATCGTTCACATATTCGGACACATACAAGGAACTGTCGAATCAAGCTTGGCATCCAGAGATAGCAATGTCATTCGATAGTTTAGAA TCTTTTACATTAAATAGCTCTGGAACTTTATCTACCTGGATGACGGAAGACGATAATTTTGTAAGCATGACTTTCGACTGTAAGAAAGCCTTTGTAGGAGAAGAAGCTTATGTACTTATAAAATTCAAGAATGTCGGCGGAGAGGGCCGGTTTTTCATAATGAGCGAGGCAGACTGGTTCTCTATGAACATTATA gaTATCACAGACaaaaatagtttaaaattaTCCTGTTTTACCGTGTGGCCTGCGTATTTTGCACTGAATACAAACGAAGAACTAGATTTTCGTATGTACTTCTCACCAGAGTGCTATGGAATTCAT GTggaaaaattatacatattatgcGATAATTGTACCTTGCTGGAAACAGAGATAATCGGTGATGGATTAATATATGAGTCGAATTTCATCCAGCTTAGTAAA catttaatgaaattaacgcCATTGGAAAGAAATATTGATAATCAAGCGAATTACTACATAAACCTGAGCACCAATACCCCTGACGGTATCGGGCAATGTATCATTGCTGTAAGCAATATTAG tgAGATCAGCATGCATTTTTCTTGGATGAAACGAAACGTGCAAACTGACATGCACAGAATACATACAAAGAATTATTTTCCCTTAGAACTGCTTCACATTAATCCAGACCAAGGAGTTTTCGCTCCAACTTCTGTGCACTATTTTACTGTAACGGCTGAGTATAAAGATTTACAGCCAAATTATTATTTTGCTGTTCTACA ATTATACGTAGAAGATATACCAGTTGATGCAATACCAAAAAATACGGATCTACAAACCAAAGAATGCACCACAAAACGACGAAAATGTCCAGCT TCTGTAGACATTTGGATCGCCGATGTCGAAGTCTGGTTGCGATACATGATGGATGAGGAGGATAAAAC TGATCGAACAACAgaagaaatattgaaacataTCTTGGATGTGCCATCAGATATCAAATATCCTCGATCGgattacgaagaagaagaagaagacaaaGAAGAAATAATAGGGGAAATATTAGAAGAAGAATTTGAAGAAGGAACATCAACGTGTCAGTTA GGAGCAGATGAGTTATTTTATCACCACGATTTAGTAAACCTAAACCAATTCGACCTACTGTGGCAAGAGCATATAATAAGCATGGGTATCATTAGACCCGCAAGGCTTGTAATTTTAAGATAA
- the LOC143305123 gene encoding uncharacterized protein LOC143305123 — protein MSLIQMEDNDSKTYTQSVQRRLESMVQYRNDNWKMSYGFINTTQKNVVLQQKSTYLLCTYKNRLQNACPADIKLLKRNVQEDLKSKYDELKSKDVDFEECETDLDIHASELAIDPPKVKIWNEYRKLLELSRQRPKSKLKQSLIHVTSLPKLYVNKYIY, from the exons ATGAGTCTTATCCAGATGGAAGATAATGATAGCAAAACATATACTCAATCTGTCCAAAGAAGACTTGAAAGTATGGTACAATACAGAAATGATAATTGGAAAATGTCATATGGTTTTATTAATACTACTCAAAAAAACGTGGTTTTGCAACAAAAATCGACCTATCTACTCTGT ACCTACAAAAATAGGTTACAAAATGCTTGCCCAGCTGACATTAAATTGCTGAAACGTAACGTTCAGGAAGACttaaaatcaaaatatgacGAGTTAAAATCTAAAGATGTTGATTTTGAAGAATGTGAAACAGATTTAG ACATACATGCTAGTGAGTTAGCAATAGATCCACCAAAAGTGAAGATTTGGAACGAATACAGAAAACTGTTAGAATTATCAAGACAAAGACCAAAATCAAAACTTAAGCAATCATTGATACACGTGACATCGTTACCAAAACTTTATGTCAATAAGTATATCTATTAA